Proteins from one Pseudomonas bijieensis genomic window:
- the maiA gene encoding maleylacetoacetate isomerase: MELYTYYRSTSSYRVRIALALKGLDYQALPVNLIAAPGGEHRQPAYLAINPQGRVPALRTDEGALLVQSPAIIEYLEERYPQVPLLSADLAVRAHERGVAALIGCDIHPLHNVSVLNRLRQWGHDETQVTEWIGHWISQGLAAVEQLIGDDGYCFDAEPGLADVFLIPQLYAAERFNVSLQAYPRIRRVAALAAAHRAFQQAHPANQPDTP, encoded by the coding sequence ATGGAACTCTATACCTACTACCGTTCCACCTCGTCCTACCGGGTGCGCATTGCGCTGGCGCTCAAGGGCCTGGATTACCAGGCCTTGCCAGTCAACCTGATCGCCGCGCCGGGGGGCGAGCATCGCCAGCCGGCCTACCTGGCGATCAACCCCCAGGGCCGGGTGCCGGCGCTGCGTACCGATGAAGGCGCGTTGCTGGTGCAATCGCCCGCCATCATCGAATATCTGGAGGAGCGTTATCCACAGGTGCCGCTGCTCAGCGCCGACCTGGCGGTTCGGGCCCATGAGCGCGGTGTGGCGGCGCTGATCGGTTGCGATATTCACCCCCTGCACAACGTCAGCGTGCTCAACAGATTGCGCCAGTGGGGCCACGATGAAACCCAGGTGACGGAATGGATCGGGCACTGGATCAGCCAGGGGCTGGCGGCGGTGGAGCAGTTGATTGGCGATGACGGCTATTGTTTCGATGCAGAGCCGGGGTTGGCGGACGTGTTCCTGATTCCGCAGTTGTACGCGGCCGAGCGTTTCAATGTGTCCTTGCAGGCGTATCCGCGGATCCGTCGCGTGGCGGCGTTGGCGGCTGCGCATAGGGCGTTCCAACAGGCGCATCCGGCGAATCAACCCGATACACCTTGA